The stretch of DNA AGTGCGTAGCCCCTTTCGGCGTAATAGGCACGGGTGCCAACCGCAGCGATGACTGCCATTTTTCGGTATCCTGCTCTGCTGGCGATCTCCTCGGCGCGCTGAATCAGGCGCGTCCCCAAACCGCTGTGCTGGGCAATTCCATACCGTTCATCACCCAGCGCCAGGGACTGGCCGTACACATGCACTTCTCGAATGATGGCAGCCTCCTCCAAATCGACCATGCCCGTAAGGCGGGTATCATCTGACAGGGACAATCGCAGAAAACCCGCCAGGTGATCATCCACTGTATCAAAGGAGAGGAAATGCTCTTCCGCATGGGCAGGGCGATAGACCAGGTCATTCAAGGTCACAGTATCGACGCTTACCTGCTTTTTACGAATTTCCCGGCAGCGGATGCATTCGCAGCGGGTGCCACGCCGCGCCATCTCCCGCTGGATATCCTGACGCAGGCTGGTGTTTTTGTTCCCGGCGACGACATACGTAGAGGGGATATCGCGAATAATCCGGTTGATGCGGCAATAACGGGGAACAGTGGTCTTTAATCTCGCGATCAGGTCCAGCAGCGTCTCCTCAGAATAGGGTTGATACTTTCCTTCACGCCACAACTGGTAAAGCTGCGTTCCTTCCAGCAACTGGCAGGGGTAAATTTTAATTTCATCAGGGCAAAAAGCGCCATCCCCCCATAAGCGCGCAAAATCGTCCTGGTCGCTTTCCGGCGTCGCCCCAAACAAATTGGGCATCCAGTGCAGAACAATCTTAAAGCCGCCGGCGCGCAATAAGCTCGTTGCCTCCAGCGTGTCGCGGACCGTATGACCCCGCCGATTAAGGTGCAGAATCCGGTCATCAAGGCTCTGGGCGCCCATTTGCACCTTGGTCACGCCCAGGCGTCGATACCAGGGCAGCGCAGCCCGGTTCACCAGGTCCGGTCGGGTTTCAATCACCAGACCTACATTGCGATGCGCTGCGTTAACATTGATTTCCTGGGCTTCTTCCAATGATTTTGATCCCTGGTCTCCCCCGAGTTCATCGGCATTCATGGCATCAAAACAGCGCTGCACAAACCAGGCCTGGTAATCCCGGGGATAAGCACAAAAGCTGCCACCCAGGATTAGAAGTTCAATCTTATCCGTGGGGTGCCCGACAGCCGCTAATGCTTTGATCCGGTTGCGGGTTTGCAAATAGGGGTCGAATTTATTTTCTACACCGCGCTTGGCGCCGGGCTCTTCACTTAAATAGCTTTTTGGCAATTGATCTTCCTGTGGACAGAAAATACAATCTCCCGGGCAGGGATAAAAACCCGTCAGCACGGTGACCGTCGTCACCCCCGAGAGGGTGCGCGTCGGCTTCATGCGGATTTTTGCCAGCAAGGCATCGTCTTCAGGCCATGCGCCGCTTTCCACCATGCGGGTATAGACAGCCACCAGGGCATGTTTGGGCATAAAACCGCCACCGCCTGGTTTGGGAAATTCTCGCTGGGCGGTCTGCAGGTTCATCCCACCCTTGATCGCTTCCAATATCTGTAGAGCCAGGTCCAGTTCTTCCTGACTGTAATCGCGCTTTTTTCGCCAAGTTTCCGCTTTCATCAGCATCAATTGTACCCAGTTACAGCTCTTCGCGTTGCAGACCCACTGGCTGAAGAAGGTTGCCAAAGTGATAACAAATTGCTAATTTTGATCGATCACAAGTCGGTGTCTCAACAGGTGAAAACACAGATTTTGTTTGATGGAGAAGACCCTTCGATCACTTATGCGCCCTGTCACCTGCTTTCTCCACCAAGAAAGGTGGTGTTTTTATGACACGCCTTTCGCGGGCAGCTTCAGGAAGAATCATTTCTAAAAATGGATCCATCGATCCTCCACATCATTCTTGAATTAATAGTATAAAGAAGAACCGATCTTTACCTGATAATCTGGAGCCATTTAATGAAACGTCGGTATGTTTACGCATGGATCGGATTGGTGTTTGGCGTAATCGATTGGTTTTACTATGGCTGGTCGATCCCTGAGTTTGGTTTCAACCTGGGAGAGAAGCCTTTCATGGTGATCGGTCGCAGTGCCATCGCAGCTTTCTTCTGATGGTCGCTCAAAAACGAAAAACGGCGAGGCAGAAACTCGGCTTGAGAAAAATTAACCGTTCAAAACCATGATGAACTCGGAAATCAAAGCGAAATTACTCGAAATCAACCAGATCTTCTATCAACATCATTCTGGATCTTTTAGCGCAACCCGGCATCAGGTTCAGCCCGGGGTTCGCCGGTTGATTGACAGCCTCCAATCCGACGCCCGGATAATCGATATCGGCTGCGGGAACGGCACGCTGGCCCGGCACCTTGCTGAACGAGGCTTTTCTGGGGAATACCTCGGCGTTGACCTGAGCGCAGACTTGCTGGATGACGCCCGGCGCCTGCTGTGCTCGCCGCCATCTGGGACCTATATATTTCAAAAAATTGACTTAGCTGAACCGAATTGGTCAGCATCCATTCCGACCAATAATTTCGATTGGCTGGTTGCCTTCGCTGTCCTGCACCACCTGCCAGGAGCGGACCTGCGCCTGGAAACTGTCCGAGCTTTCCGTAACCTGATTTCACCCCATGGACGGGTGGCGCTTTCTGTCTGGCAGTGGCAAAACAGCTCACGGTTGCGCAAACGGGTTATTCCCTGGTCAACGGTGGGTCTGAAGCCGGATGAACTGGATGCCGGAGATGTATTGCTGGATTGGCGCGCAGGCGACTCTCCAGGTATGCGCTATGTCCACACCTTCAGCGAAGATCGCCTGAGCGAGTTAGCCTTCAAGTCAGGTTTCGATATTTGCGATATGTTTTATTCTGACGGGAAAATAGGCAACCTGGCGCTTTACCAGGTGTGGCGAACAGCACAGAAATAAAAATAAGCCAGATCTCCAAAGTAGTCTGGCTTTTTCAGCATAAGAGGATTTTTTATCCGAAAGCAACATCCAAAATCATCATGACGGCAAAACCTAACATCACGCCCAGTGTAGGGATGTCCGAGTGCCCCTCACATTTCGTGGCTGGGATCAGCTCTTCTGCCACAACGTAGATCATTGCTCCGGCTGCAAATGCCAGGGCATAGGGCAGTAATGGGCGCATCAGGATCGTCAACGCTGCCCCAATCACACCTGCAATCGGTTCCACGATACCGGATAGCTGACCGTAGAAAAACGCTCTACCCCGCGGCCATCCCTCTCGACGTAACGGTGCAGACACTGCCAACCCTTCCGGGAAGTTCTGCAGCCCAATTCCGACAGCCAATGCAATCGCCGAGGCAATACTGGCGCCTTCAACGTTGGCAGCCGCTGCACCAAAGGCAACCCCGACAGCCAGCCCTTCAGGGATATTGTGCAGGGTGATCGCCGTGATCAACAGCACGCTGCGCCGCCAGGAGGATTTCAAGCCTTCAGCTTCACCCATCTCCATGCCCATATGAAGGTGCGGTAGCAGCTTGTCCACCAGAAACAGGAACAATCCGCCCAGAAGAAATCCCACTGCTGCCGGAACCCAGACTGGCACAGTCATATCATGCGATAGCTCGATGGCCGGTTCCAGCAACGACCAGAAACTGGCAGCAATCATCACACCCGAAGCAAAGCCTAATAAGCCATCCAACAGTCTCTGATTGACTTCCCTGGTTAAAAATATCAGGGATGCTCCAAATGCCGTCATGAACCAGGTAAATAACGTGCCCATTAACGCCTGGATAATAGGAGAAAATTGTTCAAAAATAGCAATCATGGTTGGCGCTCTCCTTCAAAAATAAATGATTTATCACTTAATCCTTTTTAATATAATGCAAATGATTCTAATCCCATATCCTAAATCAACCACGCCACAGACGGTTCAGGATATGGGCTTTAAAACCGCCCCCTGCCAGGGTGGCAGTTGACCTTTGCGCAAATGTCCTTCTTCAATCACAGCCCCTTCACCGCCCAACAGGTCCTCGAATTCAACGGCGTTAGCAAACCATTTCTCCACCGGCACATTGAAATCCCAGGTCGAATGACCGGTGTTCAGTAAAACGAAGAGTTGCTCACCATCCAGATGGCGTAAATAAGCCAGGCATGCTTCCTGGGCAAATACAGGCTCAAATTCGCCGGCACGTAAAACGGGATGCTTTAATCGCAGATGGGTATAGGTCCTGATTGCGTTGTGCAGGTCATGATCCCAGACCGCTTCATCCCAGGGGAACGGTGCCCGGCAGTCAGGATCACGCCCGCCCATCAATCCAATCTCATCACCGTAATAAATACACGGTGCGCCAGGATAAGTCATTTGAAATAAACTTGCCAGCCGGAAGGCGTCTTTCTTCCCTCTCACCATACTCAAAAAACGCGGCATATCATGGCTATCCAGCAAGTTGAGCTGCGCCAGTGCGTTTTGACGGGGATAAATTTCCAGCAATTGCCGGGTGCGCTGGGCGAAATCTGAAGCATCCAATTCCGGAATTTCAGGCAGTCCCATCATCCCCGAGATCAGTCCATCATCCCGGCTGCCCTTCCCAAAGAAACCCACGCAAGCCGCGGTGAACTGGTAATTCATCACGGCATCAAACATATCGCCCTGTAACCATTCCTGCGCCTCCGAGGGGATTTCGCCTACCAGGTAGGCATCGGGGTTGGCTTCCTTGGTAATCACTCGAAACTTTCGCCAGAATTCGGGGTCTTTAATTTCAAAGGGTACATCCAACCGCCAGCCGTCTGCGCCTTGTTCAATCCAGTACCGGGCAATCCCAAACAAGAATTCCCGGACGCGCGGGTTATCCGTATTGAATTGTGGCAACGCGGGCATGTTCCACCAGGCGGAATAGTTTGGTTTGTCGTGGTAAGCATTCAGCGGGTAGCCATACACCGTGAACCAGTCTCGATAAGGTGATTTTTCCCCGTTCTCAAGAATATGATGAAATTGAAAGAAACCGCGACTGGCATGATTGAAAACACCATCAAGGATCAGGTACATTCCTCGCCGATGAACTTCTTCCAAAAGCGTGAAATATGCTGTGTTACCGCCCAAGATGGGATCAACCTGGTAATAATCAAACGTATGATAGCGATGATTTGCTGCGGAAGCAAAGATCGGGTTGAAATAAAGCGCAGTTACACCCAGATCCTGGAGATAATCCAAATGTTCACACACGCCCAGCAAATCACCACCTTTAAAACCGTGCTGGGTCACCGGTAAACTCCAGGGTTCAAGATGTTCTGGCTTCTCCACATTTTTCGATTTTGCGAAACGATCCGGAAATATCTGGTAAAAAATGGCGTTTTTGACCCAATCGGGTGTATGGGTTAAATCGGTCATCAAATGGTCATTCTCCTTGATAATTTTTATCGAATAGATTTTACCATTGATGCCAACAATGCGTAATCAGACCCAGGGCGCCCTGGCAGTGTGGCTTTAAAACAAGCACTCCCATGACCAGGGACACCCGGCGCTTGTCACTCTTTCAGCCCGGGTCATGTTCATCAAGTGCCAAAATTTCCGCCGGCACGATTGACAATCGGGGCAATGGAGATTATCCTTAGCTGTGGGAGTGGTTAGGTCCCGGTGGGCCTCCCGGTCTTCAAAATCGGTGTCGGGTCGCTTGGCGAGCCGTGGTGGGTTCGACTCCCATCCATTCCCGTCTTGTAAAGAGGCCTTCTAAATACAAGGCCTTTTTGCATCAATGGCACCCTAAAAACATGAGAGAAAACGAGGTCATGGGCTCATGGTGTTAGAACAGCTATTTGCCCGGAAAACAACACCGAACAGAAAATGTTAATACAGTCGTGAAGCGTCATTTCTATATGCAGAAATAGTGTAAATTGATACCATATCTTACATGATGACCCTTTCTTGATATTGAGCTGAATTCTATTTACTCTATGCGAAACCAATCCTCACGTCTCCCCATTATTTTGACCATCATTCTACTTCTGGCCCTGTGCTGCTTGTGTATTTCGCTGGTGATCTTCGCCAGCGGTTCGATCATCCTTGCCCGTTCAACCACACCGACTGTGGATCCACCGACCATCATAGAACAGCCCCTGGCAGACCTGGTTCAACCCACCCGGATTGTAACACCAACAGATCAGGGGATTTCAACCCCAGGAACTGATATTGGGGAGAAGATTGACACCCTCGAGGTCCTTAAAGCCGCAAATGTTCCCATCAATGACCCGATTCTGCTGGCTGAGCAACTGGGCGGTAAAACAAATATCCCGCGCACCTTCCCAGACCCCAACGCACCCTATCAGGTCGGCGATTCAAAGGCGTTTTGGGTGACGAACGTCGACACACGCCAGAATTTCCAGGTCATTGCCACGCTTCGATACCTTGGTGAGCATACCTATTTTTGGATTGAGGACAATGTCGCCTACGAGCCCGAAGATTTAGTGCAACTGGGTGATACCTTTGACCAGGAAATCGTCCCCATGACCCGCGCGTTCTTCGGCAGCGAATGGTCACC from Brevefilum fermentans encodes:
- a CDS encoding elongator complex protein 3 → MLMKAETWRKKRDYSQEELDLALQILEAIKGGMNLQTAQREFPKPGGGGFMPKHALVAVYTRMVESGAWPEDDALLAKIRMKPTRTLSGVTTVTVLTGFYPCPGDCIFCPQEDQLPKSYLSEEPGAKRGVENKFDPYLQTRNRIKALAAVGHPTDKIELLILGGSFCAYPRDYQAWFVQRCFDAMNADELGGDQGSKSLEEAQEINVNAAHRNVGLVIETRPDLVNRAALPWYRRLGVTKVQMGAQSLDDRILHLNRRGHTVRDTLEATSLLRAGGFKIVLHWMPNLFGATPESDQDDFARLWGDGAFCPDEIKIYPCQLLEGTQLYQLWREGKYQPYSEETLLDLIARLKTTVPRYCRINRIIRDIPSTYVVAGNKNTSLRQDIQREMARRGTRCECIRCREIRKKQVSVDTVTLNDLVYRPAHAEEHFLSFDTVDDHLAGFLRLSLSDDTRLTGMVDLEEAAIIREVHVYGQSLALGDERYGIAQHSGLGTRLIQRAEEIASRAGYRKMAVIAAVGTRAYYAERGYALGENYMIKTLE
- a CDS encoding class I SAM-dependent methyltransferase, giving the protein MNSEIKAKLLEINQIFYQHHSGSFSATRHQVQPGVRRLIDSLQSDARIIDIGCGNGTLARHLAERGFSGEYLGVDLSADLLDDARRLLCSPPSGTYIFQKIDLAEPNWSASIPTNNFDWLVAFAVLHHLPGADLRLETVRAFRNLISPHGRVALSVWQWQNSSRLRKRVIPWSTVGLKPDELDAGDVLLDWRAGDSPGMRYVHTFSEDRLSELAFKSGFDICDMFYSDGKIGNLALYQVWRTAQK
- a CDS encoding ZIP family metal transporter, with product MIAIFEQFSPIIQALMGTLFTWFMTAFGASLIFLTREVNQRLLDGLLGFASGVMIAASFWSLLEPAIELSHDMTVPVWVPAAVGFLLGGLFLFLVDKLLPHLHMGMEMGEAEGLKSSWRRSVLLITAITLHNIPEGLAVGVAFGAAAANVEGASIASAIALAVGIGLQNFPEGLAVSAPLRREGWPRGRAFFYGQLSGIVEPIAGVIGAALTILMRPLLPYALAFAAGAMIYVVAEELIPATKCEGHSDIPTLGVMLGFAVMMILDVAFG
- a CDS encoding glycoside hydrolase family 13 protein; the encoded protein is MTDLTHTPDWVKNAIFYQIFPDRFAKSKNVEKPEHLEPWSLPVTQHGFKGGDLLGVCEHLDYLQDLGVTALYFNPIFASAANHRYHTFDYYQVDPILGGNTAYFTLLEEVHRRGMYLILDGVFNHASRGFFQFHHILENGEKSPYRDWFTVYGYPLNAYHDKPNYSAWWNMPALPQFNTDNPRVREFLFGIARYWIEQGADGWRLDVPFEIKDPEFWRKFRVITKEANPDAYLVGEIPSEAQEWLQGDMFDAVMNYQFTAACVGFFGKGSRDDGLISGMMGLPEIPELDASDFAQRTRQLLEIYPRQNALAQLNLLDSHDMPRFLSMVRGKKDAFRLASLFQMTYPGAPCIYYGDEIGLMGGRDPDCRAPFPWDEAVWDHDLHNAIRTYTHLRLKHPVLRAGEFEPVFAQEACLAYLRHLDGEQLFVLLNTGHSTWDFNVPVEKWFANAVEFEDLLGGEGAVIEEGHLRKGQLPPWQGAVLKPIS